DNA sequence from the Zavarzinella sp. genome:
GTTCATCCGCAATTGTGCCAGCAAACTGACCCCAGGTGGAAAGCTGGCTATCCTGATGGGTGACTACCAGGACAAGGAAATTGGCTTCGTCCCCCTCACCTATCACACGAAACGACTGGCGTTTGCTGCCGGTTTGCAGCAGCACTGCACTGATATCATCCGATTCAGTCATGGTGCCAGCAGCAGCCGAAAACGCTACCGTTCCGCATTCATCCCCGGCCTGCACGATACCTGCATGATTTTTCAGAAAGAAAGGACTGCCCAATGACCATCATCACCCTCACGGAAGACCAATTCGACGACCAGTTTCCGTTAATGGTCAACCACTTGAACAGCATGGCAGGCTGGGCCATCGGTGAACAGTCTGGCTGCCTGTTCGAAACCTATGGGCCAGAACTGGTGTTCGTTCGGCAACAGCCTACCAACCACATCTGGACGCTGGTCGATACCGACCACGGCCTGGTGCTGCTCAGTGGCTTCCACACCATCAACCGCGTGGGCTACCTGATTAGCACAATGCCGGTGCCCGCCGGTCACCAATATGAGGTGCCACTCGACAAGTAGCACTCAACCGCAAGGAAACACCTCAGAGGTGGGCCATCGGCTCACCTCTTTTTTTGTTCCCACGTGCGGGAAATTCACCAGAAGAATGAGCGAATCTTAATCTGTACGCCCATTCAGATATGTGCAGCTTCTCAGATTTTGCATAATATTCCAACGAGCATGAGAATATTGATAGCCCGACGAGGAGATAGCACATAAATGTGTCAGACATCTTCCCTATGCAGGGCATAGGACGGTTTTCCACTGGAAAACTGGCGGTTGGTGCGGCCAACCAGCCCGACTTTCCACTGGAAAGTTGACAACAAAACCTGCCAGCCAAATGCACCGCCTGCCATCTGGCATTCTGGATTGCCAACTTGCTGGCAAGCATGTTGGCATGCTGACAAGATTGTTTTTCCAATAACAATTCTACTTGCAAACAACCCAACCAGCCAACAAACTGGCCAGCTTGCCCCGTGGCATTCTGGTCACAGTGCTGGCCATTCCGCTGGCAACGGTGTTTTTCAGCTTGCTGGAAGGACAGTTTCTCGGCAAGCTGCCAGTCATGATTATTGCAATTGCCAATTCAAAAGGTGGGGTGGGGAAGAGCACGCTTGCAGTGCATCTTGCCGCCTGGCTACACACCCAGGGACACAAGGTCATTCTGGCTGACTGCGATACCCAGCAGTCATCTTCGGTCTGGATCAAAGAGGCAGCACCCGAGGTAACCACCATTCGGTTGCAGGATCCGGAAGATATTTTGCAGGAATTACCGCAACTTCGGAATGAAGCCGATTTTGTCATCGCGGATGGGCCGGGGAGCAACACGGAAACCAGTCGGGCATTATTATTGCGAGCCGATCTGGCACTCGTACCTTGCAAAGCCTCCATGCTCGAAGTGCGGGCACTGGCCAAAGCCACGGAAGTATTACGCACCAGCCAGGATATCCGCCACGGACGACCGGAAGCGATCATTATTCTCAGCATGGTGGGGAAAAATTATCGGCTCACCAAAGATATGCAGGATGCTGCCCAGGCCTTAAATCTGCCGGTAGCGAAACAGGCGTTGATTTTACGGCAGGTCTATGCGGATGCCCCCGGTCAGGGCACGGTTGTCTGGCAGATGGGAAGCAGAGCAGTGGATGCTGCCAAAGAGGTGCAGGCGATCTTCCGAGAAATCCTGCCCCAGGCAGTCAAAACCAAAAGGAGGGCATGATGGCTGAACGTCGACCGCTGGTAGAAGGCCTGCAAACCATCGAAGAGGTGGAAAAATCGTTCGTTTATGGTGGGAAGGTGAAAAAAGAAGAAGTGGCAGCTCCAGTGGCCACGACAGCACCCATTACTGCACCAGCTCAGGCTCCGGTTTCCATGTATGGTGCGGGACGCATTCCACTAACCACGCGGGTGAAACCGGAATTAGCCAGCAGTCTCAAGCGTATCTCGCTGGAACGCCAACTGGCTGGCATCCAGCCATGCTCGATGCAGGACATCGTTGAAGAGGCCCTCGAACTATGGCTGGTGAAACAAAATCAGGTCGCATTGTGAAGAAATCTTCACTCAAAACGGAAATTTTCAAAATATTTGGAAAGATTTTCTGAATTTACTTTGACAACGGGAAAACAGATCGCGTAACCTACCCACATTCAACAACATAATGTGTGTTGTGCCTTCGTATCCGTTGCCTAACTCTCTTTCAATCCGATCGTTTGCCAAGGCAACTCGTTGGCGTTTCCTCATGGTCCCAGAGGTACAGTCGGATGCCCCGACCCAATCGCACTACGCTTCTTCGATGTGAACAGTTAGAACAAATCGTTGCTCCCGGGTCGATCCTGGAAGGCCTCCTCGTGGGGATGACCGGTGGGGATCCGATCCCACCGGACGATTTTGGCGTGACCCAGTTTCAGGCAGGTTTGCCCGAAATTGTGGTGCCGGAAGTGCCTACAAAGCCGGACCCACTGTCGGAAACTCCCGAATCGCCGATTCTGGGGGTGATTGAGGAAGAGCCAACGGTCAATCATTTCCGCCAGGCCCAAATTGATACTTCGACATGGGCGCAGCACCAATGGCGGCAACATGTCACGGAAGAACAGATCGAGGTGACGGAACTTCCACAACTGCAAACTCCTTTAGGAACGGAATCTCCAGCTTCAGGCTATGTGGAACCACCCACTCCGGAAACGACATCCCCGCTGTCGCTCTCGGCCCAACCTGTTGGTGGTACAGCGGGACTGGTGACACAAGACCAAAGTGCAGCACCGACCGCTGGTGAAAGCACTCCAGAAACATCCACTCCATTTGCAATTGATCCCGTCGCCGTGGGTGCGGGGTTCATTGCAGGATACAGTGAAACCATTGCCAGTGGCGATTCTCCTTCATTAGGACGCCGACAGTTAGTAAAAGGTGAAAAGACTTCACAACGTTGGTTGCAGGAAACACAGGCGAAGCAGATCATGCGTTTCGAAGAGAACGTGGGTCAGACCGCAGACGAGGTGGACTTTGTCGCACGAGGCCAGAATTTCGCCTTATTTCTCAAAGCGGATGAGGCTGTACTCAAACTGACGCAAGTGACGACCGAGGGCAAGCAACCGAAATTCCAGCAGCAGTTATTGCGGATGCAGTTGGCCGGTGCGAATGTGGAAGCATCCGTGTCTGCTGGGGATTTACTGAACACCCGCAGTAACTATTTTGTGGGAGATCAGCAGTTTTCTGATGTGGCGAATTACGGCAAAGTAACGTACTCCAATGTGTATGAAGGAGTGGATGTCGTATATTACAGCACCGCTCAGGGGCAATTGGAATACGATTTTGTGGTTCACGAAGGTGCCGATCTGGAACAGGTGCGGATGCGCTTTGCAGGGGCCAATACTTCCTTTATCGACCGCCAGGGGAATCTGCTGTTACGCACCGATCTGGGTACCGTAACGCAAAAAGCTCCGATTTCTTTTCAGCATGATGAACGAGGCGAAAAGCTTGCCAAATCGAGCCGCTACAAGCGTTTTGAAGATGGTAGCATCGGTTTCGAAGTAGACAATCATGACCGTGGTAAGAAGCTCTTTGTAGATCCCGTGGTGATCTATTCCACGATTATTGGTGGCACCGGCGATGATGTGGGGACAGAAATTGCCGTAGATAATGCTGGAAATGCGGTCATCACTGGCTGGACCACTTCTTTAGAGTTCGTTGGGACAGGCACGGGTACAGGAACTGGGACGGGGACAGGAACTGGGAGTGGTACGGGTAGCGGTACTGGTTCAGGTACGGGAAGTGGCACAGGTTCAGGAAGCGGTGTTATAGGAAATTATGTTTGGCATGATACGAATGCCAATGGGATACTAGAATTCGGTGAACCACCATTAGCTGGTGTTACCATCAATTTATTAGATTATAGCCACAATATAGTCGATACAACCACATCAGGAATAGGCGGTGATTATGAATTCTCGATTTCATCTAGCGGTAGCTATTTTGTAGAGTTTATCGCTCCTTCTGGAATGAACATTACTACGCAATACGCTGGAAGTGATGATCAATTGGATAGCAATCCCAATCCAATTACTGGATTGACAGATGTTCTTAACGTTACGATCGGATCTGGTTCCTTTTCAATCGATGCTGGTTTCACTGGGTCAGGTACTGGATCCGGCTTTGGTAGTTTGGAAGAAGATGAAGTAGAAGTGCCTCCTTTTGGAAGCGGCACAGGAACTGGGACCGGCACAGGAACTGGAACTGGGACTGGGACGGGTACCGGAACTGGCACAGGTACTGGGTCATACCTGTATACCATCGGCGATTGGGTTTGGAATGATGTCAATCAGGATGGTATTCAGGATGTTGGAGAATCTGGGGTCGCAAACGTTACAGTAAATTTGCTTGATTCGTTTGGTTCGCCTTTATCGACAACTTCAACGACTTCCACTGGATCTTACTCGTTTACAGTTGCACCGGGTAGTTACATCGTTGAAATTGTCAGGCCTCAAGGAACTAATTTCTCGCCCTATAATCAGGGATCAGATCCAGAGAAAAATAGCAAAGTTGACAACAATGATGGCTGGATAGCTGTTTCAGTAGGTAGTGCCGGCTACTCGAATCTGGATGCTGGTATCTACGTTCCACAAACCGGTTCTGGGGGTGGGGTTGATGCCTTTATCAGCAAATTATCTCCCACTGGAGAGATGCTCAGTTACACCATTTTTGGTGGTACTGGTGATGATTACGGCTTAGGAGTGGATATTGGGCTGGATGGCTTTATTTATGTCGCTGGCTTGACATCTTCAAACAGCTTTGCTGGACTCACGATCCCTGGTTTATCCGATATTTTTCATGTGGTATTTGACCCAACAGGAAGTGAAATCACCCATGCCGAGGTAAAGAACGGTACCTCCGCTTCCCACGTCCTGACGGAACTACCCACCGTAACCAATTCCAATCGACTTGGGGCAATTGATGGAGAGGTGTATGTGGGTGGCCCTGGGAATCACGGCGTGACGGTTAGCCAAAGCGGAACATATTATGCCTCTGGAACTCAGGTCGATGTAGCTATCGATTCCAGCGGAACGGCTTGGTATCTCGATGAATACGGTCAAATCAGCGGCGGAAATACATTCAGCACTAGCTTAGCCGTGGGTCGTTCAATCGCTATCGATTTCGAAAATACGATCTGGGTTGCAGGTGATTCCAACCTGTTGCAATACAGCACCACGGGCAGTTTATTGGCCAGTTACTCAACTACAGGTCAGGCCAACAGCGTTGCCGTGGACCTGGCTGGCAATGTATTTGTAGGCGGCACCAGTGGCGGTGATGCGTTCGTTCAGAAATTCGGCATTCTGCCTCCAGCTCCAGTTGTCACCAGCATTTCCGATGATACTGGTAGTGCCGATGGTCGAACAACTGATACCACCCTGGAAATCCATGGAACGGCACTGGCAAGCAGTCTGGTAACGGTCTATTTGGGGAACACCCTGATCGGTACTACCACTTCCGATGTCAGTGGAGATTGGACCTTTGATTACACTGGAACAACACTGGCAACCGGAGTGCATCGATTCAAAGCAACCACAACCGTATCGGGAAACACAAGTCCTGATTCACTACCCTTCCAGGCCACGATCATTGAAGCTCCCAAAGTAATACTGGAAGCTGAAGACGAATACACCACATTCCGACCGGAAGTACGGGTGAGAGCAACAGATTTCCCTGGAATTGCCGCTTCGGGAACTGTGACAATCGATATTGATCTGAACGGAGACGATGATTACGATGATGCCGGTGAAACTGGTTTCAGTTCAGGAACCCTTGTCAATGGCTTCGTAGACATCCGATTAGACGAACTTCCAGGACTCGGTACCTACAAAGCTCGGGCTCGGTATACCGATGATGCAGGGTTAGAAGGATTTGGTGAAGACACATTCGAAATTATTGCAGTGGGTGCCAGTCTGGTGGGTGGGCAGGTAGAACAAGACCCCAGTGCGGTGACCGAATTCATCAGCCTGGACCTGGATCAAAACCCCGGGAACGGCGCAAGCTCTTATCCCACGATCGGTTACAGTTCCAGCTTTGCCAAGGGACCCATTATTCAGGCAATTTTGCAAACGGATAATTCTTTGGCAGTACCTGCCAGTGTTGATGTCGAGTTTTTCTGGAATGGCTCCAGTCTTGGAACACAACCATACAACCTGTCCAATGTGGCACGTGGCGACAAGGTCACACTGGCATTCCAGGCCCCCTCTGCATTGGCAACTGGCCGCTATACCTGGGATATGGTGGCTACCTTCACTGGTTCTGGAGTAGGTACCCAAAGTGCCAGTGGGGTTGCCTTTATCGTGGATAAAAGCGATAGCCCCTTCGGTGCAGGATGGGATTTCTTTGGGTATGACATGCTTTACCCGGTGACCGCTTCCGGCACCCTGCCTGCAGGTGTCTACCGTGTTTATGGCGATGGGGGATTTGATTTCTACGAGGGATCGGGAACCTACAGCAGTCCGGATGAGGATGCAGGGACCTTAGCAGTAGGAAGTGGAGGCTGGACTTACACAACAGTTGATGGCCGTATCGGATACTTCAATGGTTCTGGTTCGATGACAGGATGGGTCAGTGCGGATGGCGAACATGAAATCACGATGACCTATAACGGGACTGGCATCGCTACTTACACTGCTATCGATGGTACAGTTTCTACTTTCGACTATACAGGAAGCAAAGTTACGAGCATTACCACCATCACTGGTACTGGTGATCGAGTTGTTTCACTCAACCATAATACCAGCGGTGGAATGATCTCAGCAGCGATTGACTCTTTACTTACCAAAGATTTTTCCTATGACACTGACAATTTACTACTCAGTTCGACTCAACAGGGAAGTGTAAGTTCTTTTGATTACGATAATTACGGTTTACTTTCCCAAATCACTGTTGGCACTGGTGCCGAAGCCATTGTAACTGACATTACGCCTTCAGCAGGGTTTGGACTGGGAGGTGCTGTAAATGTAACATCTCCAAAGAACAAGAGCACCAACAGTTTAGGTCAGGAAACGACAACTCAGACTGATCTAAAAGGGCGAGCTCTGGAACAGTCGAACACCGATGGGACACGCAATCGCTTAAAACGCGACTCTGCAGGCAACATCCTGACCAGCACAGATGAGTTGGGCAATACCACGACCTACACATACAACGCCCGCAATCAGGTAACAACGATCACCAACCCTGACTTGACGACCACTACGTTTGTCTACCAGACCAACAGTCACGGGGTTAGCAATGAATATGGCCTGTTGCTTCAACAAATTGATGCGAACGGCAACAACACCTACTACGAGTACGATACTTTTGGTCGGTTATTAAAGACAAAAGACGACAACAACGATGTGCAGATGGAATACCTGTACAACAGCGATGGTCTGGTGGAAACCGTCAAAAATGATGATGGGGATATCCTCACCACCTATGTCTACGATGCTTACAAACGTTTAATCGAAGAAATTGATGCGAATAGTAAAAGTACCGAATACACCTACACCGACCGTGGGGAAGTGGAAACCGTTACCGATAAGAACGGTAATACCACTACGTACACCTATGATGCCGTGGGTCGGGTGACACGGACCGATTTTGCTGATAGCACTTACACTACAAGCACTTACAATGAATTCGACCAACTGGTTTCCACACGGGATCAGGCGGGGATCATCACCAGCTACGAGTACGACAGCCTGGGCCGGAACTATCGCACTGTATATGGCGAAGGTACCAGTTATGCTCAGGTCAGCCTGACCAGCTACGATGAATTGGGGCGTTCCATAGGCCAGCGCGATGCAATGAACCAATGGACCTCGGTAGAGTACAACACTCGCGGCCAGGTGCAGTACGCAATCGATGTAGATGGGGTTTCCAGCGAATCGTACTTTGATGAACGTGGCCAAAGTACCGTATCGGTCAGCAAATCGGGTGGTAGCAGCAGTTCGGAATATAACGAGCGGGGTTGGATGGTCAGCTCCACCGATATCTTTGGCAATACCACCAGTTATGTCTACGATGATGTAGGCAATCGTATCGAGACCATTGATGCCCTAAGTAACACCACCACCACGGTTTACGACAATCTCAATCGGGCGGTCGAATATATCGATGCGTTGGGGAATAGCACCACCACGGTTTACAACAACCTGGGCCAGGTATCGGCCAGTATTGATGCCTTG
Encoded proteins:
- a CDS encoding AAA family ATPase, coding for MQTTQPANKLASLPRGILVTVLAIPLATVFFSLLEGQFLGKLPVMIIAIANSKGGVGKSTLAVHLAAWLHTQGHKVILADCDTQQSSSVWIKEAAPEVTTIRLQDPEDILQELPQLRNEADFVIADGPGSNTETSRALLLRADLALVPCKASMLEVRALAKATEVLRTSQDIRHGRPEAIIILSMVGKNYRLTKDMQDAAQALNLPVAKQALILRQVYADAPGQGTVVWQMGSRAVDAAKEVQAIFREILPQAVKTKRRA
- a CDS encoding SdrD B-like domain-containing protein — its product is MPRPNRTTLLRCEQLEQIVAPGSILEGLLVGMTGGDPIPPDDFGVTQFQAGLPEIVVPEVPTKPDPLSETPESPILGVIEEEPTVNHFRQAQIDTSTWAQHQWRQHVTEEQIEVTELPQLQTPLGTESPASGYVEPPTPETTSPLSLSAQPVGGTAGLVTQDQSAAPTAGESTPETSTPFAIDPVAVGAGFIAGYSETIASGDSPSLGRRQLVKGEKTSQRWLQETQAKQIMRFEENVGQTADEVDFVARGQNFALFLKADEAVLKLTQVTTEGKQPKFQQQLLRMQLAGANVEASVSAGDLLNTRSNYFVGDQQFSDVANYGKVTYSNVYEGVDVVYYSTAQGQLEYDFVVHEGADLEQVRMRFAGANTSFIDRQGNLLLRTDLGTVTQKAPISFQHDERGEKLAKSSRYKRFEDGSIGFEVDNHDRGKKLFVDPVVIYSTIIGGTGDDVGTEIAVDNAGNAVITGWTTSLEFVGTGTGTGTGTGTGTGSGTGSGTGSGTGSGTGSGSGVIGNYVWHDTNANGILEFGEPPLAGVTINLLDYSHNIVDTTTSGIGGDYEFSISSSGSYFVEFIAPSGMNITTQYAGSDDQLDSNPNPITGLTDVLNVTIGSGSFSIDAGFTGSGTGSGFGSLEEDEVEVPPFGSGTGTGTGTGTGTGTGTGTGTGTGTGSYLYTIGDWVWNDVNQDGIQDVGESGVANVTVNLLDSFGSPLSTTSTTSTGSYSFTVAPGSYIVEIVRPQGTNFSPYNQGSDPEKNSKVDNNDGWIAVSVGSAGYSNLDAGIYVPQTGSGGGVDAFISKLSPTGEMLSYTIFGGTGDDYGLGVDIGLDGFIYVAGLTSSNSFAGLTIPGLSDIFHVVFDPTGSEITHAEVKNGTSASHVLTELPTVTNSNRLGAIDGEVYVGGPGNHGVTVSQSGTYYASGTQVDVAIDSSGTAWYLDEYGQISGGNTFSTSLAVGRSIAIDFENTIWVAGDSNLLQYSTTGSLLASYSTTGQANSVAVDLAGNVFVGGTSGGDAFVQKFGILPPAPVVTSISDDTGSADGRTTDTTLEIHGTALASSLVTVYLGNTLIGTTTSDVSGDWTFDYTGTTLATGVHRFKATTTVSGNTSPDSLPFQATIIEAPKVILEAEDEYTTFRPEVRVRATDFPGIAASGTVTIDIDLNGDDDYDDAGETGFSSGTLVNGFVDIRLDELPGLGTYKARARYTDDAGLEGFGEDTFEIIAVGASLVGGQVEQDPSAVTEFISLDLDQNPGNGASSYPTIGYSSSFAKGPIIQAILQTDNSLAVPASVDVEFFWNGSSLGTQPYNLSNVARGDKVTLAFQAPSALATGRYTWDMVATFTGSGVGTQSASGVAFIVDKSDSPFGAGWDFFGYDMLYPVTASGTLPAGVYRVYGDGGFDFYEGSGTYSSPDEDAGTLAVGSGGWTYTTVDGRIGYFNGSGSMTGWVSADGEHEITMTYNGTGIATYTAIDGTVSTFDYTGSKVTSITTITGTGDRVVSLNHNTSGGMISAAIDSLLTKDFSYDTDNLLLSSTQQGSVSSFDYDNYGLLSQITVGTGAEAIVTDITPSAGFGLGGAVNVTSPKNKSTNSLGQETTTQTDLKGRALEQSNTDGTRNRLKRDSAGNILTSTDELGNTTTYTYNARNQVTTITNPDLTTTTFVYQTNSHGVSNEYGLLLQQIDANGNNTYYEYDTFGRLLKTKDDNNDVQMEYLYNSDGLVETVKNDDGDILTTYVYDAYKRLIEEIDANSKSTEYTYTDRGEVETVTDKNGNTTTYTYDAVGRVTRTDFADSTYTTSTYNEFDQLVSTRDQAGIITSYEYDSLGRNYRTVYGEGTSYAQVSLTSYDELGRSIGQRDAMNQWTSVEYNTRGQVQYAIDVDGVSSESYFDERGQSTVSVSKSGGSSSSEYNERGWMVSSTDIFGNTTSYVYDDVGNRIETIDALSNTTTTVYDNLNRAVEYIDALGNSTTTVYNNLGQVSASIDALGRETRYSYDLLGRQYAVTEAFGTSLQRTSSTGFDDQGNVVTSTDPASNVTTTVYDTMNRAVAYIDALGNTTTTVYDAVGRVEKTIDPLGEETLYSYDVLGRTIAVTDPNGNTTTSVYDALNRVVQSIDGEGNVSEMVYDNAGRLIYSIDAEGGITERRYNSSGQLIELIDPVGNSSRWEYDIGGRLVKETNARGHSRDYGYDERGQMVWMEDEANERATYVYDALGRTIATIDQLGNRTTTVYDALGLTVANIDANSNTTSYIYDELNRLVKVVNADNDLTTMTYDLLDRQIAQTDELGNTTSYVYDAIGQLLATVNALNEISTTVYDARGQVIANIDANNSITSYVYDDGGRLISVEDPLGNLTTSVYDNADRLIATIDALGNRTTYIYDGNHRQIGMIDALGRQTTTVYDAAGRRINSIDAQNNITTYNYDAAGNLVSMVDALSNTSTYVYDERNLTIAYIDALGNTTTSVYDERGAQIATIDALGNRTTSVYDAAGNLIESINALNNTTTFIYDNLNRRVAVIDPLGNRTTSVYDAASNTIAQIDALDYSTTYHYDALNRVAAMEDALGNRSTTVYDAVGNVLASIDPLGNTTSFVYDERNQRVETIDALGNRTTAVYDALGRTIAQIDALNNTTTMVYDEVGNMVAQIDALGNRVTQVYDSRNNLVQTIDQENNTTTYVLDALSRTIATIRPNGATTTTVYDAVGNVLASIDPLNNTTSFVYDALNRQYVTIDSLGYRTTMAFDAVGNIVLLTDASNNTTTYVYDDRSQVIEEIDPVGNSATFAYDARGLQIGVTDRLGRSRELSYDARGLKTSEVWKDELGVEEDRSTFTYDDAGRMLTADDGDSGYSFSYDDLNRVVNVEQPFGLEVTFTYDAVGNRKGIIDSEGGLQTSTYDALNRLESRQQTAGSVELRFDYNYTDRGQIEQLVRYADIAGINQIGQTDSIYDANGRLINVQHVDGTPTVFHETTYTYDLNNRLTLEEENGTPRTFTYDTVDQLLADGSTTFTYDETGNRDNGGYATGLANQITTDGTWTYSYDDSGNRTKKSLGSSAETWTYEYGHNNHLVRVEQRSTDGTLLVRIDYTYDVFGNRLSMAWLILLHFLKVMALKLRMSIIILVYHLEK